The following are encoded together in the Pseudomonas sediminis genome:
- the motB gene encoding flagellar motor protein MotB produces the protein MENNQPIIVKRVKKTAGGHHGGAWKIAFADFATAMMAFFLVMWLMSSATPEQKRAISGYFQDPIGFTESASPYAIDLGGTPTPAPERTLNPDVSETPESQPDETGVSTDQIETLAEKMEQERLELLLQELQNKVEENPELQRFKDQILFEITQDGLRIQIMDAENRPMFALGSAELQPYFEDILLAMADTIRAVPNKISVSGHTDAKPFIGHGDFGNWELSSNRANAARRTLVAGGYPDEQVARVVGYASSALFDREDPFNPVNRRIDIVVLTKKAQRAIEGEQGAGAEPSAQEPGPAGSPPVPPADALPADQLRERLNIFETGNSPLDQLNNQ, from the coding sequence ATGGAAAATAACCAACCCATCATCGTCAAGCGGGTCAAGAAGACTGCGGGCGGGCACCATGGTGGCGCCTGGAAGATCGCTTTCGCCGACTTCGCGACCGCCATGATGGCGTTCTTTCTGGTGATGTGGCTGATGTCATCGGCCACGCCGGAGCAGAAACGCGCGATCTCCGGTTACTTCCAAGACCCCATCGGCTTTACCGAAAGTGCCAGCCCCTACGCCATCGACCTGGGCGGGACGCCGACGCCGGCACCGGAGCGTACGCTCAATCCGGATGTTTCCGAGACGCCGGAGAGTCAGCCGGACGAGACGGGCGTCAGCACCGATCAGATCGAGACCCTGGCCGAGAAGATGGAGCAGGAGCGCCTGGAGCTGCTGTTGCAGGAATTGCAGAACAAGGTCGAAGAAAACCCCGAGCTGCAGCGTTTCAAGGATCAGATCCTGTTCGAGATCACCCAGGATGGCCTGCGCATTCAGATCATGGATGCCGAGAACAGGCCGATGTTCGCCCTTGGCAGCGCAGAGCTGCAGCCCTACTTCGAAGACATCCTGCTGGCGATGGCCGACACCATTCGAGCGGTGCCGAACAAGATCAGCGTCAGCGGTCATACCGATGCCAAGCCGTTTATCGGCCATGGTGATTTCGGTAACTGGGAGTTGTCATCCAATCGTGCCAATGCCGCAAGGCGCACGCTCGTGGCCGGCGGGTACCCGGACGAGCAGGTGGCGCGTGTCGTCGGGTACGCTTCGTCGGCGTTGTTCGATCGTGAGGATCCGTTCAATCCCGTCAATCGGCGCATCGATATCGTCGTGCTGACCAAGAAGGCGCAGCGCGCTATCGAGGGCGAGCAGGGCGCGGGTGCAGAGCCGTCAGCACAAGAGCCGGGACCCGCCGGCAGCCCGCCAGTGCCACCCGCCGACGCGCTACCGGCCGATCAACTGCGTGAGCGGTTGAATATCTTCGAGACTGGCAACAGTCCGCTCGACCAGTTGAACAATCAGTAA